The Spirochaetaceae bacterium DNA window CGGCCGCGACGTCCTGACCCTGAGTAGCCGCGAGTTGCGCCAGGTCCGCTGGAAGGAACTGTCCTACATCCCGCAGGGCACCGGCGGTCAGCACTCCAGTGGCGGGCGCGGCGCGCCCGTCGGCGATGGCGGCGCGCGGTCTACCCCTCCGGCTCCACCGACACCACGATGGAGTCGAGGTAGAGGAAGCAGCGCTTGTCGGCGTTGGTCTCGATGCCGATGCCGAAGTTCAGCAGGCCGGCGCAGCGCTCGGTGGAGGCCCGGAAGCCGGTCAGCGGCGGGTCGAACACGTGCCGGCGCCCGGCGACGTCGAACTCCTTGCCGTGGCAATGCAGGTCCACGTACTCGTGGCGGGCGGTGTCGAAGGTGAAGCGCAGGTAGTGCCACTGGTACTTGGTGGGCGAGCGGTTGAAGCCCAGCTCCTGGTAGCCGTCCTCCAGGTCGGTGAACGGGCCGTCCTTGGTGCCCTTGGAGCCGCTGAAGTTGGCCTGCCAGCGCTGGATCAGCTTGCCGGCCTCGGCGTTGTGGTAACGCACCGACGGCCACCAGCGCACCGGCGGCTGCGGTGCGCCGCGCACGTTGCCCAGGTCCATCGCGTCCACGCTGAGGAACACGCTGCGCACGTCCAACTCGCCGAGGCGGAAGTCGGACGGCTCCGCCTTGTAGGTGAAGTAGCACTCGAAGCGCACCTTGCCGCGCCACGGCGAGGTGACCCGGCGCAGCGCCCAGCTATGGGTGCCGGCCAGCGGCGCGGTGGGAATCTTCAGCGCGTAGGTGCCGCGGAAGCTGCCCGAGGTGCCCACGTCCCAGGAGGTGAGCGTGCTCAGCATCGGCACCCCGCGCATGCCGGTGGGGGCGCGCCGGTCCACCCGCATGCTCGGGTCGGTACGCGACTGGGCGAGCATCTGGTCGAGCGGCTGGAAGTGGGGATCGCGGCCCGGGTAGTCGGAGTCGCCGTCGTAGTCGGGAAAGTAGGTCTGCCAGCCGTGGATGCCGGCGTCGAAGTCGCAGTGCATCAGCAGCCGCTCCAGCGGGTCGTAGCGCGACAGCAGAGGGTCGGCGCGCAGCAGTGCCTTGCGCAGCGCCTCGTCGTGACCTCGGTCAGCCAGCTCCGCCATCCCCTACTCCTTCAACACCCAGTAGATGTCCACCAGCACCGCGGCCGAGCCGTCATCCGGGCCGCCGCTGACGGCGCCGGCCAGGCGCAGCCAGTTGCCGAAGCCGGCCAGGCTCAGGAAATGGCCGCCCGGCTCGCTGATGGCGGGAAACGCGTGCCCGAAGTCGATCCAGCGCACCCCGTCGGCGGAGATCTGTACCTGCAACTCCAGCCGCGGCGCCGGCCCGTGCACCTCGTGGCAATGGATCACCGCCAGCGCCTCGCGCGCCCATCCGGCCTCGTACGGCTCGGTCGCCACCGGGCCGTTGGCCTTGGCGGAGAAGATCTCCATCGCCGCGGTATGACTCTTGCGCACCTGCCCTCCCCGGCGCCGCGCACCGTGCCGTGCCCTGTGCGACGCCCCCGTGCACGGCGTGGCCGCATGATATGCGCCGCACTCTCCAGCCGCAACAATGCAGTGCGTCATGGCTGGGCTGGACGCTGTACCCGCCGTTCAGGCGTGCTCCGTCGTTGCGACGCGTGCGATGCAGTGGAGGCGCATGACGTCGACCGGGGTGAGGACCTGGATCCCATCCCTGGGATGGTCGCGCGTGTTGCGGGTCACGAGGATGCCGATCTCGTTGGCGAGCGCACACTCCCGTTGCAGCGCGTCCTCGAAGTCTCGATGTGGTCGAGCCAGGGCGCAGTGGCTTGCCCCCTTCAGCCGGAGCGGCGGGCGGATTTGCTTTCTTTCACCGGATTACTCATATTCATCATATGATGAAAAACCACCAATTAGTGAACGATCTGGAGGCTCGTGCCGTGGCTGCGGTACGCGACATGCTCGACCACCTGCCGTGTATGGAGATTGACGCGGTCGAGTATGAACGCAGGGTCGGCGCTGCCTATGGTATCGATGGAATGATCGGTTTTCACTACCCCGGTGGAAACTGTGCGCTCGTCGTCGAGGTGAAGTCGGACGGAGCCCCCCGCTCTGTCCGATCGGGGGTCTATCAGCTCGAGAGCTACGTGGCGCGAGTGCGCCAATCCGGTGCAGCGAACGGCGCCCGGCGCCTGATTCCCATGCTCGTCAGCCCCTACCTGTCTCCAGAGTCACGTGCCATCTGCACGGCCCACGACGTGGCCTATCTCGATCTTGTCGGTAACGTGCGGCTTGCATTCGACGCCGTGTACATCGAGCGTGTCGTCGCAGACAAGCCACCCTCGGAGACCCGTGCGCTACGTTCCATCTTTACCCCGAAGGCGGCAGCCATCTTGCGCGTCCTGCTGCGCGACCCGGATCGGGCTTGGCGTGTTGCCGAACTGGCCGCACAGGCAA harbors:
- a CDS encoding type IV toxin-antitoxin system AbiEi family antitoxin — protein: MMKNHQLVNDLEARAVAAVRDMLDHLPCMEIDAVEYERRVGAAYGIDGMIGFHYPGGNCALVVEVKSDGAPRSVRSGVYQLESYVARVRQSGAANGARRLIPMLVSPYLSPESRAICTAHDVAYLDLVGNVRLAFDAVYIERVVADKPPSETRALRSIFTPKAAAILRVLLRDPDRAWRVAELAAQANASYGHVSNVRRALLEREWLEVGDEGAVLIQPKALLQTWRENYRRPSGQSITGYTHLHGGTLDERLLGTLNARPERPRAIYSLHSAAQWLAPFSRSGTQTFYADGPGVQLLKAELKLTPAARGANVVLHVPTDENLFDDASEPAPSVYCTSPIVTYLDLWSGNDREREVAAHLAGEFLPWLK